One segment of Poecile atricapillus isolate bPoeAtr1 chromosome 35, bPoeAtr1.hap1, whole genome shotgun sequence DNA contains the following:
- the HOXC13 gene encoding homeobox protein Hox-C13 yields MTAPLGLPPRWPDALGCRCEDAPREKPRMESLGPCRDSLGPCRDSLGPCRDSLGPCREMLPHAVAPPAAAAPDGAAFAELAGAEPPRQCPSGAPALGYGYAFGGGYYGCRLAGVNLQQKPCGFHPADKFPEAGGSLASEELPARAKEFAAFYPGFPGSYQAVPGYLDVSVVPALGAHPEPRHEALLPMEGYQPWALPNAWDGQVYCSKEQSQSAHLWKSPFPDVVPLQPEAGALRRGRKKRVPYSKLQLKELEKEYASSKFITKEKRRRISASTNLSERQVTIWFQNRRVKEKKVVSKAKPGHLHPT; encoded by the exons ATGACGGCGCCGCTCGGGCTCCCCCCGCGCTGGCCCGACGCGCTCGGCTGCCGCTGCGAGGACGCCCCGCGGGAGAAGCCGCGCATGGAGAGCCTGGGCCCGTGCCGGGACAGCCTGGGCCCGTGCCGGGACAGCCTGGGCCCCTGCCGGGACAGCCTGGGCCCCTGCCGGGAGATGCTGCCCCACGCCGTGGcccccccggccgccgccgccccggacGGAGCCGCGTTCGCGGAGCTGGCGGGCGCGGAGCCGCCCCGGCAGTGCCCGTCCGGAGCCCCCGCGCTGGGCTACGGCTACGCCTTCGGCGGGGGCTACTACGGCTGCCGCCTGGCCGGCGTTaacctgcagcagaagccctgcGGCTTCCACCCGGCGGACAAGTTCCCCGAGGCCGGCGGCTCCCTGGCGAGCGAGGAGCTCCCCGCCAGGGCCAAGGAATTCGCCGCCTTCTACCCCGGCTTCCCCGGCTCCTACCAGGCCGTGCCCGGCTACTTGGACGTGTCGGTGGTGCCGGCGCTGGGCGCGCACCCGGAGCCGCGGCACGAGGCTTTGCTTCCCATGGAAGGATACCAGCCCTGGGCGCTGCCCAACGCCTGGGACGGGCAGGTTTACTGCTCCAAGGAGCAATCCCAGTCCGCGCACCTCTGGAAGTCGCCGTTCCCAG ACGTGGTCCCGCTGCAGCCCGAGGCCGGCGCGCTCCGCCGGGGCCGCAAGAAGCGCGTCCCGTACTCgaagctgcagctgaaggagctggagaaggaataCGCGAGCAGCAAATTCATCACCAAAGAGAAGCGGCGCCGCATCTCGGCCAGCACCAACCTGTCCGAGCGCCAGGTCACCATCTGGTTCCAGAACCGCCGCGTCAAGGAGAAGAAAGTGGTCAGCAAAGCCAAGCCCGGACACCTCCACCCCACCTGA